The genomic stretch AGCAGGTACGCCATGGGCACCGCCGCCTCCGGTAACCAGCCGTCAGCCACGCACCCGGCTTGGACGCTGACGGTGTCCACCGTGGGGCCATTGCGCTCGCCCACCCGCCGGTAGAGGCTTCTCTCTATTTCGACGGGCCCTTGCCGCGTCTTGTACGTTGCCGGGTACCGTCCGACTCGCACGTAGGACTGGCCTTCGATGAGGACTCGCGCCGCGTCGAGGTCGAGCCCTCGAAGCAACCTCCGCTTCATCAACCGCTCCGTTTGTTCCGCTCCGGCATTCACCTCCTGCCATGCGGCGTCGAACGCGGCCAGGTCCCCTCTGCTCGCTCCCTCCACCCCTCGGTGGGCGCGCTTCAGCGTCTCCTCCAGCGCCTTGACGCTGTCCTCGAATCCTTCCGGCACTTCGATGGTCACCTTTGGCATCGTTGGATGTCCTCCAGTGGCACAACCCACCAGTGGCCTCGCATGCTGCCGACCATCAGGCCTCCGGTGGTCCCCTTGCCTGTCAGCTCGCTCGCTGCTCAGTGCCAGATCCACACCCCTTGAAGCCTTGCAGGCCACCCGAATGAGAGCGGCCCATGCCGAACACCCGCACGCGATACCGCCCAGTCGGCCTCAAGGAGGCGGAGCTCATCCTCGTCAGTGGATGCTCGGCGTTCCCCGCCCCGACTGCCCGACCAGCCCATCTTCTACCCGGTGATGAACGCCGAGTACGCACGGCAGATTGCCCGGGACTGGAATACGCCGGACGCGGGCTCCGGGCACGCGGGCTTCGTCACGGCCTTCGACGTGGGGGGCGGACTACGCCTCACGCTTTCCCGTGCGAACCGTGGGCAACAGTCTCCACCAGGAGCTGTGGGTCCCCGCCGAGGAGCTGGCCACCTTTAATCAGCACATCCAAGGCCCCGTGCGATTCACGGAGGCCTGGTACGGCCCCGGCTACCTCGGTCCGGACACCTCACTGGTTCCTCTTGAGCGCCAGCTCCTGGCCCTGTTCGAGCAGAGCAGCGACGCCCTGTCATTGCTTCAGGCCAACACCGCCGTCTGTCTCTTCAACTCCGCCTGGTGGTCCTCCACCCCGGCGTCAGCCCAGGGACTAAACCCATCCGACCATCTTCGGCTGCTCGACCGCCTCCGCCACGCATGGGTAACCCTGCACCCCACATGGCCCCTCCCGGTCCCGGGTGCGAATCGTCAAACGGACCCACAATGAAAATGCGCCCCATGCGTTATTAGGCGCGACCCATTTTGCGACCCCGTTCCGTATCCCATTTTGAAGGGATGACGGACGGCCGGGCATTGGGCTCGAGCCGGCTCGCGACGAGGGACGGAGCTACCGTGCTGCCTGGAAACGACCGGTCCGTCTTGGAGGCTTTCCGCCGGGGGGAGACGTCCGTCCTCACGCAGGTGTACCGGACCTATTCGCCGGAGGTGCTCCGCTACCTCTCGCGAAAGTTCGCGGTGGGCACGGACGGGGGGACGCGGACCGCCGCGTTGTCCGCGCTGGATTTGGACGCCGCCCATCAAGAGACGTTCGTCCGGGCCTTCCGGCCCAACATGCGGCAGGCCTACGACGGGGTTCGCCCCTACCTGGGCTTCCTCCTCACGGTGGCGCGCTCGACGGCCATCGACCTGATGCGCGCATCGGGACGCGTGTCCCGCGAGGCCGTCCCCATGGACGACGCGCCCGAGCTGACACACCTGCCCACCGAGGGCCGGACGCCAGAAGAAGAGGCCCTCAGCACCGAAGTGCGCGACCTGGTCCGCGCCTTCCTCGACACACTCACGGACGAAGGCCGCGCCCTGGCGCAGCTGCGTTTCGTGGAAGGACTTTCGCAGGAATCCGCCGCCCAGCAACTCCAGCTCACCCGAGGCGAAGTCCGGGTGCGCGAGCGGCGGATGCGGACGCAGTTCACCGAGCATTTGAAGGACTCGGGCTGGCTGGACGCATCGGCCGAGCCCGGGCGGATGGAGCTGGGAGTCCTCCTGGCCTCGCTCGCCCTGTGCGCAATAGGGAGCATGCCCTCATGAGGT from Myxococcus xanthus encodes the following:
- a CDS encoding RNA polymerase sigma factor, whose protein sequence is MLPGNDRSVLEAFRRGETSVLTQVYRTYSPEVLRYLSRKFAVGTDGGTRTAALSALDLDAAHQETFVRAFRPNMRQAYDGVRPYLGFLLTVARSTAIDLMRASGRVSREAVPMDDAPELTHLPTEGRTPEEEALSTEVRDLVRAFLDTLTDEGRALAQLRFVEGLSQESAAQQLQLTRGEVRVRERRMRTQFTEHLKDSGWLDASAEPGRMELGVLLASLALCAIGSMPS